From Buchnera aphidicola (Aphis helianthi), the proteins below share one genomic window:
- the queC gene encoding 7-cyano-7-deazaguanine synthase QueC, whose amino-acid sequence MNKKKKKVLIVFSGGQDSTTCLIHYANLYKDIYCITFDYDQLHKSEIYSSRFISKYFKVKKHIFIDIKFLKNLSRSSLTNKNISICNNHPLHSFLPSTFVPGRNILFLTLSSIYAFNNKIDSVVLGVNTVDFSGYPDCRNEFIETMNRVIQIGMDCQISFKVPLMNLSKAEIWSLSHYWNSSKFILNHTVTCYKGVIGNGCGQCQACIIRYEGFYKWKTNPSYYMKKLKDKFNFYE is encoded by the coding sequence ATGAATAAGAAGAAAAAAAAAGTACTAATAGTTTTTAGCGGCGGACAAGACTCAACAACTTGTTTAATACATTATGCTAATTTGTATAAAGACATTTATTGTATTACCTTTGATTATGATCAATTACATAAATCTGAAATTTATTCTTCTCGTTTTATCTCAAAATATTTTAAAGTAAAAAAACATATATTTATAGATATTAAATTTTTAAAAAATCTTTCTCGAAGTAGTTTAACAAATAAAAATATTTCTATTTGTAATAATCATCCATTACACTCATTTTTACCTAGTACTTTTGTTCCTGGTCGTAATATTTTGTTTTTAACTTTATCTTCTATATATGCTTTTAATAATAAAATTGATTCTGTTGTTTTAGGTGTTAATACAGTTGATTTTTCTGGTTATCCAGATTGTAGAAATGAATTTATTGAAACTATGAATCGTGTTATTCAAATCGGAATGGATTGTCAAATTAGTTTTAAAGTTCCTTTAATGAATTTAAGTAAAGCAGAAATCTGGTCTTTATCGCATTATTGGAACTCAAGTAAATTTATTCTTAATCATACAGTAACTTGTTATAAAGGTGTTATAGGTAATGGATGTGGCCAATGTCAAGCATGTATTATTCGTTATGAAGGATTTTATAAATGGAAAACTAATCCTTCATATTATATGAAAAAATTAAAAGATAAATTTAATTTTTATGAATAA
- the clpX gene encoding ATP-dependent Clp protease ATP-binding subunit ClpX: MTDKSKDDSTTLLHCSFCGKTQKEVDKLIAGPSVYICNECIKLCNNIIEETKTLKDVQNDNLKDLPTPSEIKKYLDSYVIGQDHTKKVLSVAVYNHYQRIRNINTNPEKAELGKSNILLIGPTGSGKTLLAETLAKLLNVPFSIADATTLTEAGYVGEDVENIIQKLLQKCKYNIKKAELGIIYIDEIDKISRKSDNPSITRDVSGEGVQQALLKLIEGTLASVPPQGGRKHPQQEFLQINTSNILFICAGAFSGLSKIIAKRININSEIGFNAEINNKNRKKSEKHLLKQVEPKDLIKFGLIPEFIGRLPIITIVNELTETALTEILCKPKNALIKQYQTLFNLEKVKLEFDKKSIKLIAKQAILKQTGARGLRSIIEKVLLNIMYELPSMQNVEKVIINEEVINLQSSPKIIYKKNQSKKASGE; this comes from the coding sequence ATGACAGATAAGAGTAAAGATGATTCTACAACATTACTTCATTGCTCTTTTTGTGGAAAAACACAAAAAGAAGTAGACAAGCTTATTGCTGGACCATCAGTTTATATATGTAATGAGTGCATAAAATTATGTAATAATATTATTGAAGAAACAAAGACATTAAAAGATGTTCAGAATGATAATTTAAAAGATTTACCTACACCATCTGAGATAAAAAAATATCTTGATAGCTATGTAATAGGACAAGATCATACAAAAAAAGTTTTATCTGTAGCTGTTTATAATCACTACCAACGTATTCGAAATATCAATACAAATCCAGAAAAAGCTGAACTTGGTAAAAGTAATATTTTATTAATTGGACCTACTGGAAGTGGAAAAACTTTATTAGCAGAAACATTAGCAAAACTATTAAATGTACCATTTAGTATTGCAGATGCTACTACTTTAACTGAAGCAGGATATGTAGGGGAAGATGTCGAAAATATAATACAAAAATTATTGCAAAAATGTAAATATAATATTAAAAAAGCAGAATTAGGAATTATATATATAGATGAAATAGATAAGATTTCTAGAAAATCTGATAATCCTTCTATAACTAGAGATGTATCAGGAGAAGGAGTTCAACAAGCTTTGCTAAAACTAATTGAAGGAACTCTAGCATCTGTTCCACCACAAGGTGGTCGTAAACATCCACAACAAGAATTCTTACAAATTAATACTTCAAATATTTTATTTATATGTGCAGGAGCATTTTCAGGATTATCAAAAATAATTGCGAAAAGAATTAATATAAACAGTGAAATTGGATTTAATGCAGAAATCAATAATAAAAATCGTAAAAAATCAGAAAAACACCTATTAAAACAAGTCGAACCAAAAGATCTAATAAAATTTGGATTAATTCCTGAATTTATTGGACGTTTACCTATTATTACAATAGTAAACGAATTAACAGAAACTGCACTAACTGAAATATTATGTAAACCTAAAAACGCTTTAATTAAACAGTATCAAACATTATTTAACTTAGAAAAAGTTAAATTAGAATTTGATAAAAAATCAATTAAATTAATTGCAAAACAAGCAATATTAAAACAAACAGGAGCAAGAGGATTAAGATCTATTATTGAAAAAGTTTTATTGAATATAATGTATGAATTACCATCAATGCAAAATGTGGAAAAAGTAATAATCAATGAAGAAGTAATAAATTTACAATCGTCACCTAAAATAATATATAAAAAAAATCAATCAAAAAAAGCATCTGGTGAATAA
- a CDS encoding SurA N-terminal domain-containing protein, protein MIKFFNLRLKHIVVKCILGIIILSIIFSTLNNYIHKDTTKYIAQVNEEKISIETFQNIFNIELNKQKKILDKNLNIIKNYKKFKKNIYDYVLSQLINNILLEQYTKNIKFDLDNSEIKKIIFNSNMFQENNKFNNEKYLNYLKSVNLTNYEYIELIKKKLNTISLINTIAETDFMLDSEKKHIINLLSQKRIIKKTIFKINSIKNQNINNIEILNYFNKNKNKFYNPEQFKVSYIYIKPNELNIKCNDQEVKNWYQKNINKYSTQEKRNYSIIQIKTKKEALLILSKLRNGEDFSKIAKQNSIEPISSKKGGNIGWIPTNLIPEEIKKLNLDQNNQISDIVPFNGEFVIVKLNKILFKKIKKISEVYNIIKSEIKHKKSLDEYYRLKNKILFLSKKYKNRFDLIEKKSNIRFVETQWFDKNSIPKILQNPTLKKMIFKQGLLNKEQIVKLNPWLIELKNNQLFLLTIKNIKLKKLKEFKNVKNNIINILKNIKAIKETKEKTKKILFELNNGNKKILLKEHLLFNHSETLSRYDHNPIVSKIFSMPYNIHEKKIYTMYQDKNKNFVIAFISKIYNEKFSKNEEKMIIKYLEKNNIEKIFNSIIKNLHKHSKIIYNATEQI, encoded by the coding sequence ATGATTAAATTTTTTAATCTACGATTAAAACATATTGTAGTCAAATGTATTCTAGGAATAATTATTTTATCAATAATTTTTAGCACTCTAAATAATTACATTCATAAAGATACAACAAAATATATAGCACAAGTTAATGAAGAAAAGATTAGTATTGAAACATTTCAAAATATATTTAACATTGAACTAAACAAACAAAAAAAAATATTAGACAAAAATTTAAATATAATTAAAAATTATAAAAAATTTAAAAAAAATATATATGATTATGTATTATCTCAATTAATAAATAATATTTTATTAGAGCAATATACAAAAAATATAAAATTTGATTTAGATAATAGTGAAATTAAAAAAATAATATTCAACTCTAATATGTTTCAAGAAAATAATAAATTTAATAACGAAAAATATTTAAATTATTTAAAATCAGTTAATTTAACGAATTATGAATATATAGAGTTAATTAAAAAAAAATTAAATACAATAAGTTTAATTAATACTATTGCAGAAACAGATTTTATGTTAGATAGTGAAAAAAAACATATAATAAATTTATTATCTCAAAAAAGAATAATTAAAAAAACAATTTTTAAAATTAATTCTATAAAAAATCAAAACATAAATAATATAGAAATATTAAATTATTTTAATAAAAATAAAAATAAATTTTATAATCCAGAACAATTTAAAGTGAGCTATATTTACATCAAACCAAATGAATTAAATATAAAATGCAACGATCAAGAAGTTAAAAATTGGTATCAAAAAAACATAAATAAATACTCAACTCAAGAAAAAAGAAATTATAGTATTATTCAAATTAAAACTAAAAAAGAAGCTTTATTAATATTGTCAAAGTTAAGAAACGGGGAAGATTTTTCAAAAATAGCAAAACAAAATTCAATTGAACCAATTTCTTCTAAAAAAGGAGGAAATATTGGATGGATACCAACTAATTTAATACCTGAAGAAATAAAAAAATTAAATTTAGATCAAAATAATCAAATTTCTGATATTGTTCCATTCAACGGTGAATTTGTAATTGTTAAATTAAACAAAATTTTATTTAAAAAAATCAAAAAAATTTCTGAAGTATATAATATAATTAAATCTGAAATAAAACATAAAAAATCTTTAGATGAATATTATAGATTAAAAAATAAAATTTTATTTTTATCTAAAAAATATAAAAATCGATTTGATTTAATTGAAAAGAAATCTAATATTAGATTTGTAGAAACTCAATGGTTTGATAAAAATTCTATTCCTAAAATATTGCAAAATCCTACTTTAAAAAAAATGATCTTTAAACAAGGCTTATTAAATAAAGAACAGATAGTTAAATTAAATCCATGGTTAATTGAGTTAAAAAATAACCAATTATTTTTATTAACGATAAAAAATATTAAACTAAAAAAATTAAAAGAATTTAAAAATGTTAAAAATAATATTATAAACATTTTAAAAAACATTAAAGCAATTAAAGAAACAAAAGAAAAAACAAAAAAAATTTTATTTGAGTTAAATAATGGAAATAAAAAAATATTACTTAAAGAACATTTGCTATTTAATCATTCAGAAACACTATCTCGATATGATCACAATCCTATTGTATCTAAAATTTTTTCAATGCCATATAATATTCATGAAAAAAAAATTTACACTATGTATCAAGATAAAAACAAAAATTTTGTAATTGCATTTATATCAAAAATTTATAATGAAAAATTTTCAAAAAACGAAGAAAAAATGATTATTAAATATTTAGAGAAAAATAATATAGAAAAAATATTTAACTCTATTATTAAAAATCTTCATAAACATTCTAAAATTATATATAACGCAACAGAACAGATATAA
- the clpP gene encoding ATP-dependent Clp endopeptidase proteolytic subunit ClpP yields the protein MSNSILIPMVVEQHSRGERSYDIYSRLLKERIIFMSGNIEDSMANTIIAQMLFLESENPEKDIFLYINSPGGIITSGMSIYDTMQFVNPDIRTICIGQACSMAAFLLAAGTKGKRCSLLNSRIMIHQPLGGFQGQASDIAIHAKEIITMKKKLNQLFSFHTGQSIKKINKDTERDCFLSANQSIKYGLIDLILTKRT from the coding sequence CAATATTAATTCCAATGGTTGTTGAACAACATTCAAGAGGAGAACGTTCATATGATATATATTCAAGATTATTAAAAGAACGTATAATTTTTATGAGTGGTAATATAGAAGATAGTATGGCTAATACTATTATAGCTCAAATGCTCTTCTTAGAATCTGAAAACCCAGAAAAAGATATATTTTTATATATTAACTCACCAGGTGGAATTATTACTTCTGGTATGTCTATTTATGATACGATGCAATTTGTCAATCCAGATATAAGAACTATTTGCATAGGTCAAGCATGTTCAATGGCTGCTTTTTTATTAGCAGCTGGTACTAAGGGAAAAAGATGTTCTTTATTAAATTCTAGAATTATGATTCATCAACCGTTAGGTGGATTCCAAGGACAAGCATCAGATATTGCTATTCATGCCAAAGAAATTATTACAATGAAAAAAAAATTAAATCAATTATTTTCTTTTCATACTGGACAATCTATTAAAAAAATAAATAAAGATACAGAAAGAGATTGCTTTTTATCAGCAAATCAATCTATTAAATATGGATTGATTGATTTAATTCTAACGAAACGAACATAA
- a CDS encoding SmdB family multidrug efflux ABC transporter permease/ATP-binding protein: MDHLIEFWPILKRLIKYAIPWKKKIILAFCLLISGATSEVLGPILISYFINNILSKHKFYFQSTLIIIAIFIILQILAVFFNYFQSIYFNKIAVRVINKLRNDVMNSAIKQPIYQFDSQPIGQIISKVTNDTEVIKELYDTVAPTLFRSITLIIIILFAMFTLEWHMAIIAIFIIPLVIVIMSIYQYYSTPLLRNVRYYLANINNKFNETINGMNVIQQFRQQNRFKKSIQNSSQLHYLARMRILKLDGFLLRPLLSLISALVLCSFIFSFSYFKNEVFEVGILYAFITYLGRLNEPLISITIQQSILQQAIVAGERIFSLIDSKKQEYGRNKKRFKTGKINIKNLSFSYSENQKNILNNINIDIPSKSFVAFVGHTGSGKSTLANLLMGYYPIKHGEIYLDDKPINSISHCVLRKNILIVQQDPIILADTFFSNIALGRKISEDEIWKILKIVNLFSLVKSMPKGLYSILGEEGNTLSVGQKQLLSIARILVKNPKILILDEATANIDSGTEKLIQKTLSFIKKNTTLIVIAHRLSTIVDADLIIVLDKGNIVEFGKHEKLLKIKGCYSKMYNFQLSKY; the protein is encoded by the coding sequence ATGGATCATTTAATAGAATTTTGGCCAATTTTAAAACGTTTAATAAAATATGCGATACCTTGGAAAAAAAAAATTATATTAGCGTTTTGTTTACTTATAAGTGGCGCAACTTCAGAAGTTTTAGGGCCTATTTTAATTAGTTATTTTATTAATAACATTTTATCTAAACATAAATTTTATTTTCAATCAACACTAATTATTATAGCGATATTCATTATATTACAAATATTAGCAGTTTTTTTTAATTATTTTCAAAGTATTTATTTTAATAAAATAGCTGTACGAGTCATTAATAAATTACGCAATGATGTTATGAATTCAGCAATAAAACAACCTATTTATCAATTTGATTCACAACCTATTGGTCAAATAATTTCCAAAGTTACTAATGATACTGAAGTAATTAAAGAATTATATGATACTGTTGCACCCACTTTATTTAGAAGTATAACATTAATTATTATTATACTATTTGCTATGTTTACTCTTGAGTGGCACATGGCGATAATTGCAATTTTTATTATACCATTAGTAATTGTTATTATGTCAATTTATCAGTACTATAGTACTCCCTTACTTAGAAATGTTAGGTATTACTTAGCAAACATTAATAATAAATTTAATGAAACTATTAATGGAATGAATGTTATTCAACAATTTAGACAACAAAATAGATTTAAAAAAAGTATTCAAAATAGCAGTCAATTACATTACTTAGCACGTATGAGAATATTAAAATTAGATGGTTTTTTACTACGACCATTATTAAGTTTAATATCAGCATTAGTATTATGTAGTTTTATTTTTTCATTTAGTTATTTCAAAAATGAAGTATTTGAAGTCGGAATATTATATGCTTTTATTACATATCTTGGACGTCTTAATGAACCTTTAATTTCTATAACTATTCAACAATCTATATTACAACAAGCAATCGTAGCAGGAGAAAGAATATTCTCTCTTATAGATTCAAAAAAACAAGAATATGGAAGAAATAAAAAAAGATTTAAAACCGGAAAAATAAATATTAAAAATCTAAGCTTTAGTTATTCAGAAAATCAAAAGAATATACTTAATAATATTAATATAGATATTCCATCTAAAAGTTTTGTTGCATTTGTAGGTCATACAGGTAGCGGTAAAAGTACTTTAGCTAATTTATTAATGGGATACTATCCAATAAAACACGGAGAAATATATCTTGATGATAAACCTATTAATTCTATAAGCCATTGTGTTTTAAGAAAAAATATATTAATAGTACAACAAGATCCGATAATTTTAGCAGATACTTTTTTTTCTAATATTGCATTAGGAAGAAAAATATCAGAAGATGAAATATGGAAAATATTAAAAATTGTTAATCTTTTTTCTTTAGTAAAATCAATGCCAAAAGGTTTATATTCTATTTTAGGAGAAGAAGGAAATACTTTATCTGTTGGTCAAAAACAATTACTATCTATTGCTAGAATACTTGTAAAAAATCCGAAAATACTTATATTAGATGAAGCAACTGCCAATATTGATTCTGGAACCGAAAAATTAATTCAAAAAACTTTATCTTTTATAAAAAAAAATACCACATTAATTGTTATCGCACATAGATTGTCTACAATAGTTGATGCTGATCTTATTATAGTATTAGATAAAGGGAACATTGTAGAATTTGGAAAACATGAAAAATTACTAAAAATAAAAGGTTGTTATTCAAAAATGTATAATTTTCAATTATCTAAATATTAA
- a CDS encoding SmdA family multidrug ABC transporter permease/ATP-binding protein yields MRLFNQLKWYFIQEWKRYLGSFILLITIAFLQLIPPKIIGILIDLIIKEKMNGIKILPWISIIFLIAIIVYILRYLWRILLFGASYNLATELRVKFYSHLSKQSQIFFLKNRTGDLIARATNDVDRIVFAAGEGVLTLIDSSIMGLSVLIVMISQISWLLTIISLIPMPIMGILIKKYGKELHDKFRNAQHSFSLLNNQTQEILTSIRMIRSFGLENNQLKKFNNIVNEAGKKNMEVAKIDARFDPVIYLSVAFSNLLAITVGGYLVSNEIITIGQLTSFIMYLGLMIWPMLALAWMFNIVERGSAAWERIYSIINKKLYIKDGEKISSNTEKLINVNINTFFYPKRNIPSLKEINFTLVPGKTLGICGPTGSGKSTLLKLLQRQFEITDGKITYDSISLLELKINYWRSKISVVNQTAFLFSDNIYNNISLGKPNASKNEIETAAYLADVHKDIICLPKGYQTQVGERGVMLSGGQKQRICIARALLLNAEILILDDALSAVDGNTENNILNNLKKWKTKRHSLIIVAHRLSGLINSDEIIVIKKGIIIQKGSHKELIKEKNWYQSMYYHQQSKKIEDNLK; encoded by the coding sequence GTGAGATTGTTTAACCAATTAAAATGGTATTTTATACAAGAATGGAAACGATATTTAGGGTCTTTTATTTTATTAATAACTATAGCGTTTTTACAATTAATACCACCTAAGATAATCGGAATTTTAATAGACCTAATTATCAAAGAAAAAATGAATGGTATAAAAATATTACCATGGATTTCAATTATTTTTTTAATTGCAATTATTGTATATATATTAAGATATTTATGGAGAATTCTTTTGTTTGGGGCATCTTATAATCTTGCAACCGAATTACGAGTTAAATTTTATTCACATCTAAGTAAGCAAAGTCAAATATTTTTTTTAAAAAACAGAACTGGAGATTTAATTGCTAGAGCTACAAATGATGTTGATCGCATTGTATTCGCAGCAGGAGAAGGTGTTTTAACACTTATAGATTCATCTATTATGGGTTTATCTGTACTAATTGTAATGATTTCGCAAATTAGCTGGTTATTAACAATAATTTCTCTTATACCAATGCCTATTATGGGTATTTTAATCAAAAAATACGGAAAAGAACTACATGATAAATTTAGAAACGCACAACATTCATTTTCTTTATTAAATAATCAAACACAGGAAATATTAACTAGTATTCGAATGATTAGATCATTCGGGTTGGAAAATAATCAATTAAAAAAATTTAATAATATTGTTAATGAAGCTGGAAAAAAGAATATGGAAGTAGCTAAGATAGATGCTCGTTTTGATCCGGTAATTTATTTATCAGTAGCATTTTCTAACTTATTAGCAATCACTGTAGGTGGATATTTAGTATCAAATGAAATAATTACGATAGGTCAATTAACAAGTTTTATTATGTATTTAGGTTTAATGATTTGGCCAATGTTAGCATTAGCATGGATGTTTAATATAGTTGAAAGAGGCAGTGCAGCATGGGAAAGAATTTATTCAATTATTAATAAAAAACTATATATTAAAGATGGTGAAAAAATATCATCTAATACTGAAAAGTTAATAAATGTAAATATTAATACTTTTTTTTATCCCAAAAGAAATATTCCATCTTTAAAAGAAATTAATTTTACTCTTGTACCAGGTAAAACTTTAGGTATTTGCGGACCTACTGGTTCTGGAAAAAGTACTTTATTAAAATTACTACAAAGACAATTTGAAATTACTGACGGAAAAATAACTTATGATTCGATTTCATTATTAGAATTAAAAATCAATTATTGGAGAAGTAAAATTTCTGTCGTTAATCAAACTGCATTCTTATTTTCAGATAATATATATAATAATATTTCTTTAGGAAAGCCTAATGCATCTAAAAATGAAATTGAAACAGCAGCATATTTAGCAGATGTACATAAAGATATTATATGCTTACCTAAAGGATATCAAACACAAGTAGGTGAACGAGGTGTGATGTTATCTGGCGGACAAAAGCAACGTATTTGTATAGCTCGAGCATTGTTATTAAATGCAGAAATATTAATCTTAGATGATGCTTTATCTGCAGTAGATGGAAATACTGAAAATAATATTTTAAATAACTTAAAAAAATGGAAAACCAAAAGACATTCTTTAATTATTGTCGCTCATCGTTTATCTGGATTAATTAATTCAGATGAAATTATTGTTATTAAAAAAGGTATAATTATTCAAAAAGGAAGTCATAAAGAATTGATAAAAGAAAAAAATTGGTATCAATCTATGTATTACCACCAACAATCAAAAAAAATTGAGGATAATTTAAAATAG
- the lon gene encoding endopeptidase La, with product MNSERSERIKIPVLPLRDVVVYPHMVIPLFVGRKKSIKCIETSMNNDKKIMLIAQKEASKDEPNTNDLFNIGTISSILQMLKLPDGTVKVLVEGLQRAYIKNLINTGEHYIAEVELISTSNILNKEHKVLIRTTINQFESYIKLNKKIPSEILNTLNNITNSEKLADTIAAHMPLKLNDKQSVLEIKNINKRLEFLMAIMESEIDLLQVEKRIRNRVKKQMEKSQREYYLNEQIKAIQKELGDMDEIPDENKVLKRKIKSLKMPKEAKEKTESELQKLKMMSPMSAEATVVRSYIDWMIQVPWNVKTKIKKDIQEAKKILDIDHFGLEKVKERILEYLAVQSRTNKVKGPILCLIGPPGVGKTSLGKSIARSTGRKYVRMALGGIRDEAEIRGHRRTYIGSMPGKLIQKMIKAKVKNPLFLLDEIDKMSCDVRVDPASALLEVLDPEQNINFNDHYLEVDYDLSDVMFVATSNSMNIPAPLLDRMEIIRLSGYTENEKLNIAKSYLYPKQIERNALNPNELTITDCAIMNIIQYYTREAGVRSLEREISKICRKVVKKLILNKSLKYIEINNKNISDFLGIKRFDYGKTNKSNQIGQVVGLAWTEVGGELLTIETACVSGKGKLTYTGSLGEVMQESIQAAVTVVRSQAKKLGIKKDFYEKHDIHVHVPEGATPKDGPSAGIAMCTAIVSSLTKNPVKSNVAMTGEITLQGKVLTIGGLKEKLLAAHRGGIKTVLIPYENQCHLEEIPKNIIDGLIIHPVKNIEEVLKLALENIPYV from the coding sequence ATGAATTCTGAGCGTTCTGAACGCATTAAAATTCCCGTTTTACCATTAAGAGATGTAGTTGTATATCCTCATATGGTCATTCCATTATTTGTAGGTCGTAAAAAATCAATTAAATGTATTGAAACATCTATGAATAATGATAAAAAAATTATGTTAATTGCACAAAAAGAAGCATCGAAAGATGAACCAAATACAAATGATTTGTTTAATATAGGAACTATTAGTTCAATTTTACAAATGTTAAAACTTCCAGATGGTACAGTAAAGGTATTAGTTGAAGGTTTACAACGTGCTTATATAAAAAATTTAATTAATACAGGAGAACATTATATTGCTGAAGTAGAATTAATCAGTACTTCTAATATTTTAAATAAAGAACATAAAGTATTAATTAGAACTACAATTAATCAATTTGAATCTTATATTAAACTTAATAAAAAAATTCCATCAGAAATATTAAATACTCTTAATAATATAACAAATTCAGAAAAACTAGCAGATACAATTGCAGCTCATATGCCATTAAAATTAAATGATAAACAATCAGTACTTGAAATAAAAAATATAAATAAAAGACTAGAATTTTTAATGGCAATAATGGAATCAGAAATAGATCTATTACAAGTAGAAAAAAGAATTAGAAATCGTGTTAAAAAACAAATGGAAAAAAGTCAAAGAGAATATTATTTGAATGAACAAATAAAAGCTATTCAAAAAGAACTCGGTGATATGGATGAAATTCCAGATGAAAATAAAGTTTTAAAACGTAAAATTAAATCTTTAAAAATGCCTAAAGAAGCTAAAGAAAAAACAGAATCAGAACTACAAAAACTAAAAATGATGTCACCTATGTCTGCAGAAGCAACTGTTGTACGAAGTTACATTGATTGGATGATACAAGTTCCTTGGAATGTAAAAACAAAAATAAAAAAAGATATTCAAGAAGCTAAAAAAATTCTTGATATTGATCATTTTGGACTTGAAAAAGTTAAAGAAAGAATATTAGAGTATTTAGCAGTACAAAGTAGAACAAATAAAGTTAAAGGTCCTATTTTATGTTTAATTGGACCTCCAGGTGTAGGTAAAACATCGTTAGGTAAGTCTATTGCAAGATCTACAGGTAGAAAATATGTAAGAATGGCACTAGGTGGAATAAGAGATGAAGCTGAAATTAGAGGTCATCGTCGTACATATATAGGATCAATGCCTGGAAAATTAATTCAAAAAATGATTAAAGCTAAGGTAAAAAATCCATTATTTTTACTTGATGAAATTGATAAAATGTCTTGTGATGTTAGAGTAGATCCAGCTTCTGCATTATTAGAAGTTCTTGATCCAGAACAAAATATTAATTTTAATGATCATTACTTAGAAGTAGATTACGATCTCTCTGACGTAATGTTTGTTGCAACTTCAAATTCAATGAATATACCTGCTCCACTACTTGATAGAATGGAAATTATTCGACTTTCCGGTTATACAGAAAATGAAAAATTAAATATTGCAAAATCTTATTTATATCCTAAACAAATTGAAAGAAATGCTTTAAATCCCAATGAATTAACAATTACTGATTGCGCTATAATGAATATTATTCAATACTACACACGGGAAGCTGGTGTTCGTAGTTTAGAACGTGAAATATCTAAAATATGCAGAAAAGTAGTAAAAAAATTAATTTTGAATAAATCTTTAAAATATATTGAAATAAACAATAAAAATATTAGTGATTTTTTAGGAATAAAACGATTTGACTATGGTAAAACAAACAAATCCAATCAAATTGGACAAGTAGTTGGATTAGCATGGACAGAAGTTGGTGGAGAGTTATTAACAATTGAAACAGCATGTGTTTCAGGCAAAGGAAAACTTACTTATACTGGTTCTTTAGGTGAGGTAATGCAAGAATCAATTCAAGCTGCAGTAACAGTAGTTCGATCTCAAGCTAAAAAATTGGGAATTAAAAAAGATTTTTACGAAAAACATGATATTCATGTACATGTTCCAGAAGGTGCTACTCCGAAAGATGGTCCGAGTGCAGGTATTGCAATGTGTACTGCTATAGTTTCTTCTTTAACAAAAAATCCAGTTAAATCTAATGTTGCTATGACAGGTGAAATTACATTACAAGGAAAAGTATTAACTATTGGAGGTTTAAAAGAAAAACTACTAGCAGCACATCGTGGAGGTATTAAAACAGTCTTAATCCCATATGAAAACCAATGTCATTTAGAAGAAATACCAAAGAATATTATTGATGGATTAATAATACATCCAGTTAAAAACATTGAAGAAGTATTAAAATTGGCATTAGAAAATATACCTTATGTATGA